Proteins from one Escherichia coli genomic window:
- the ydeO gene encoding acid stress response transcriptional regulator YdeO has translation MSLVCSVIFIHHAFNANILDKDYAFSDGEILMVDNAVRTHFEPYERHFKEIGFNENTIKKYLQCTNIQTVTMPVPAKFLRASNVPTGLLNEMIAYLNSEERNHQNFSELLLFSCLSIFAACKGFITLLTNGVLSVSGKVRNIVNMKLAHPWKLKDICDCLYISESLLKKKLKQEQTTFSQILLDARMQHAKNLIRVEGSVNKIAEKCGYASTSYFIYAFRKHFGNSPKRVSKEYRCQRHTNMNTGNTMNALAN, from the coding sequence ATGTCGCTCGTTTGTTCTGTTATATTTATTCATCATGCCTTCAACGCTAACATTTTAGATAAAGATTACGCCTTCTCTGACGGCGAGATCTTGATGGTAGATAACGCTGTTCGTACGCATTTTGAACCTTATGAGCGGCATTTCAAAGAAATTGGATTTAATGAAAACACCATTAAAAAATATCTACAATGCACTAATATTCAGACAGTGACTATGCCTGTTCCTGCGAAGTTTTTACGTGCTTCAAATGTACCAACTGGATTACTTAATGAAATGATTGCTTATCTCAACTCTGAAGAACGCAATCATCAGAATTTTTCTGAACTTTTGCTTTTTTCTTGCCTGTCTATTTTTGCTGCATGCAAAGGTTTCATTACATTATTAACTAACGGTGTGCTATCCGTATCAGGGAAAGTGAGAAACATTGTCAATATGAAGCTGGCACACCCATGGAAACTAAAAGATATTTGTGATTGCCTGTATATTAGTGAAAGCCTGCTGAAGAAAAAACTAAAGCAAGAGCAAACGACATTCTCACAAATTCTTTTAGATGCCAGAATGCAACACGCAAAAAATTTGATACGCGTAGAAGGTTCAGTCAATAAAATTGCCGAAAAATGTGGTTATGCCAGTACATCTTATTTTATTTATGCTTTCCGCAAACATTTCGGCAACAGTCCAAAGAGAGTTTCAAAGGAGTACCGTTGTCAAAGGCACACGAATATGAACACGGGCAACACGATGAATGCTTTGGCTAATTGA